The Fulvivirga ligni genome window below encodes:
- the radA gene encoding DNA repair protein RadA: MAKAKTLFFCQNCGYESAKWLGKCPSCGTWNSFVEELTKSKSTSADKNEWRARGGRPAAAPKKVAEITHERELRINSKNSELNRVLGGGIVPGSVVLIAGEPGIGKSTLMLQIALTVNCKVLYVSGEESEQQIKMRADRLDSMKLAADECYILAETDTNDIFTQAEELKPDVLILDSIQTLHSANVESAAGSVSQVKQCTAELIKFAKETNTPVFLVGHITKEGAIAGPKVLEHMVDTVLQFEGDRHLSYRILRTTKNRFGSTSELGIYEMLGSGLREVSNPSEILISQKEGDLSGVTIGATIEGNRPLMIEIQSLVSTAAYGTPQRSSTGFEPRRLNMLLAVLEKRCGFRLGLQDVFLNMAGGIKVEDPAIDLAVCCAVVSSLEEISIPEKACFAAEVGLGGELRAVNRIESRIAEAEKLGFEEIYISKFGMKGAEQSKFKITIKPFAKINDVFSDLLG, encoded by the coding sequence ATGGCTAAAGCAAAGACCTTATTTTTCTGTCAAAACTGCGGGTATGAGTCTGCAAAGTGGCTAGGGAAGTGCCCTTCTTGCGGTACTTGGAATAGTTTTGTAGAGGAATTAACCAAGAGTAAATCTACTTCAGCTGATAAAAATGAATGGCGTGCTCGTGGTGGCAGGCCTGCGGCGGCACCTAAAAAGGTGGCTGAGATAACCCATGAGCGCGAACTACGGATCAACTCAAAAAATAGTGAGCTCAATAGGGTCCTTGGAGGAGGAATTGTGCCAGGTTCTGTCGTTCTGATTGCCGGTGAGCCCGGTATCGGTAAGTCTACATTAATGCTTCAGATAGCTTTAACGGTGAATTGCAAAGTGCTTTATGTATCTGGTGAGGAAAGTGAGCAGCAAATAAAAATGCGTGCTGATAGGCTGGATAGCATGAAATTGGCCGCTGATGAATGCTATATTCTTGCTGAAACTGATACAAATGATATTTTTACGCAGGCCGAGGAGCTAAAGCCTGATGTACTTATTTTAGATTCAATTCAGACCCTGCATTCTGCTAACGTAGAGTCTGCGGCAGGGAGCGTGAGCCAGGTGAAACAGTGTACAGCCGAGCTTATCAAGTTTGCGAAGGAGACCAATACACCTGTTTTTCTGGTGGGACATATTACTAAGGAAGGGGCTATTGCCGGGCCGAAGGTTCTGGAACATATGGTAGACACGGTTCTGCAATTTGAAGGGGACAGACATCTTTCTTATAGAATTTTAAGAACTACAAAAAACCGTTTTGGATCTACCTCAGAATTAGGTATTTATGAAATGTTGGGCTCCGGCCTTCGAGAGGTTAGCAATCCATCTGAAATATTAATATCTCAAAAAGAAGGCGATCTAAGCGGGGTGACGATAGGGGCCACCATTGAGGGTAACAGGCCTTTGATGATTGAAATTCAGTCTTTGGTGAGCACGGCTGCTTATGGCACACCTCAGAGGAGCTCCACTGGTTTTGAGCCTCGTAGGCTCAATATGCTATTAGCGGTACTGGAGAAACGCTGCGGCTTTAGACTTGGATTACAAGATGTATTCTTAAATATGGCTGGCGGTATAAAGGTAGAAGACCCAGCTATTGATTTGGCTGTTTGTTGTGCAGTGGTTTCCTCTCTAGAGGAAATTTCCATACCTGAGAAAGCTTGCTTTGCTGCAGAAGTGGGGCTTGGAGGCGAATTGAGAGCAGTGAATCGTATTGAAAGTCGAATAGCTGAAGCAGAGAAATTGGGTTTTGAAGAAATTTATATCTCAAAGTTCGGAATGAAGGGGGCAGAGCAATCAAAATTTAAAATTACAATTAAACCATTCGCTAAAATCAATGATGTTTTTAGTGATTTGTTAGGATAG
- a CDS encoding DUF2179 domain-containing protein: MEEFFLKYGIDSETFRIVVLPLMIFFARICDVSINTLRIIFVMSGKKMVSTLLGFFESLIWLLAIGQIFQHIDNVYSYIAYPAGFACGILVGMLIEERLALGKVVVRIITSDDLSGILEYIHKKNIRYSIVSSETRAGEEKLLFTVQNRDNLSEFLDHMQESLPKAFYTVESVKNASESGILVEKPSRRGIGTWLTSVRRK, from the coding sequence ATGGAAGAGTTTTTTCTTAAATACGGGATTGATTCTGAGACTTTTAGGATCGTGGTTTTGCCACTGATGATATTTTTTGCCAGGATCTGTGATGTTTCTATCAATACCTTAAGAATAATCTTTGTCATGAGTGGGAAGAAAATGGTTTCTACTCTCCTTGGCTTTTTTGAGTCACTGATTTGGCTATTGGCCATAGGGCAAATTTTTCAACATATAGATAATGTCTACTCCTACATTGCTTATCCTGCCGGTTTTGCCTGTGGAATATTGGTAGGTATGTTAATTGAAGAGAGGCTGGCCTTAGGAAAAGTAGTGGTAAGGATCATTACCTCAGATGATCTTTCAGGCATTCTAGAGTATATCCATAAAAAGAATATTCGTTATTCCATCGTGTCATCCGAAACGCGTGCTGGTGAAGAGAAGCTTCTCTTTACGGTGCAAAATAGAGATAACCTGTCAGAGTTCCTGGATCATATGCAGGAAAGCCTACCCAAGGCCTTTTACACCGTGGAATCCGTTAAAAATGCCAGTGAATCAGGGATTTTAGTGGAAAAACCTAGCCGAAGAGGCATAGGTACATGGTTAACTTCTGTGAGGAGGAAGTAA
- a CDS encoding T9SS type A sorting domain-containing protein translates to MIKNTLISLLVILMASITSYATHLRAGEITYELLNESTQTYNITITVYMDDTSEVSFGEGTLHFGDGTSIQLPPISSTKIKDGLSYSKYSVNHNYCASGNYLLYYSEPNRNENVVNLPNSANKLFYIESLLVLPSDKLIASPAPKTLAPLLFKGQLGDTLNYSLASKNLSPSEIKLRYDLVPCQQGRNQVSEGYFIPNEVSVNPLTGQFTWKTTANDMIGEYNFALKTSQWTKIGDNYELIGYVIRDFQIILEDIEGKMELNTIENSGLGENNSLIIPAGSSKSISFISKIQSGDSGFEVFSDLNSASLERNSDTITLQIQINEMMARENPYVVVLRSTNYLESDSLVKDMPILIYTQETEEPELLAPNVNELITSVGKLKTTSLKPYPNPVTDKFYLGADLQSHFITIIDMKGEEYNLPVESDYINVSSLPKGVFFLMIDGESYKFIKK, encoded by the coding sequence ATGATAAAAAATACACTTATATCATTACTGGTCATTCTGATGGCTAGCATCACCTCATATGCCACACACTTGAGGGCAGGTGAAATAACATATGAATTATTAAATGAATCTACACAAACTTATAATATTACGATAACCGTCTACATGGACGATACTTCGGAGGTGAGTTTTGGAGAAGGCACTCTTCATTTTGGCGACGGTACTTCTATTCAACTACCACCCATTAGCAGCACTAAAATCAAAGATGGCTTATCTTATTCCAAATATTCGGTAAATCACAATTATTGTGCTTCAGGCAACTACCTCCTCTACTATTCAGAGCCTAACCGCAATGAGAATGTGGTTAACTTGCCCAATTCGGCAAATAAATTATTTTATATAGAATCTTTACTCGTTTTACCATCTGATAAATTAATCGCTAGTCCTGCACCAAAAACATTAGCTCCTTTATTATTCAAAGGCCAGCTTGGAGACACCTTAAACTATTCCCTTGCCTCAAAAAACCTTTCTCCATCTGAAATTAAACTGAGGTACGACCTGGTTCCATGCCAACAAGGTCGCAACCAGGTTTCAGAAGGATATTTCATTCCAAATGAGGTCTCTGTTAACCCTCTTACTGGCCAATTTACCTGGAAGACCACCGCTAATGACATGATTGGCGAATATAATTTTGCTTTAAAAACATCGCAATGGACCAAGATAGGAGACAACTATGAGCTTATCGGATATGTGATTCGAGACTTTCAAATTATACTAGAAGATATAGAAGGTAAAATGGAATTGAACACTATTGAAAATTCAGGTCTAGGAGAAAATAATTCATTAATTATACCAGCAGGTAGCAGTAAGTCTATTTCATTTATTTCCAAAATTCAATCTGGAGATTCAGGGTTCGAGGTGTTTTCTGACCTAAACTCAGCTTCCTTAGAGAGAAATTCAGATACAATCACGCTTCAAATACAAATAAATGAAATGATGGCTAGAGAGAATCCCTACGTTGTGGTCTTGAGGTCGACCAATTATTTAGAGTCTGACTCTTTGGTAAAGGATATGCCCATCTTAATTTATACTCAAGAAACGGAAGAACCAGAACTTTTAGCTCCCAATGTTAATGAGTTAATTACATCAGTCGGTAAATTAAAAACAACCTCTCTGAAACCTTACCCTAACCCAGTTACAGACAAGTTTTATTTAGGGGCAGACCTACAATCTCACTTCATTACCATAATAGACATGAAAGGGGAAGAGTATAACCTTCCTGTTGAATCAGATTATATTAATGTCTCATCACTACCAAAAGGAGTTTTTTTCTTAATGATTGATGGTGAGTCTTATAAATTCATTAAAAAGTAA
- a CDS encoding 1-aminocyclopropane-1-carboxylate deaminase/D-cysteine desulfhydrase has product MLKIYQKPEIQELKSDFLTQKKVQLFIKREDLIHPHVSGNKWRKLKYNLEEAKKQGHHTLLTFGGAYSNHIYATAAAAKEAGFKSIGIIRGEEHLPLNHTLSFAQEQGMQLSYMDRSTYRLKKEADVIQRLRDQFGEFFLVPEGGTNNLAIQGCEEIIDDQVKSFDIVCSAVGTGGTISGIIAGMKGNAKIIGFSSLKGNFLTDEVKQLLSGYQCDFQNWEIINDYHFGGYAKVKPELMAFINDFKKDYHIQLEPIYTGKMMYGLFDMISKNLFEENSRILAIHTGGLQGLKGFE; this is encoded by the coding sequence ATGCTTAAAATTTACCAGAAGCCTGAAATACAAGAACTTAAAAGTGATTTTCTAACCCAAAAGAAGGTCCAACTATTTATAAAAAGAGAGGACCTAATACACCCTCATGTTTCTGGTAATAAGTGGAGAAAGCTCAAGTACAATCTGGAAGAAGCCAAAAAACAAGGACATCACACCCTGCTCACTTTCGGAGGTGCTTATTCTAACCATATTTATGCCACTGCAGCTGCCGCAAAAGAAGCAGGGTTTAAATCTATAGGCATCATTAGAGGAGAAGAACATTTGCCTCTTAATCATACCTTAAGCTTTGCTCAAGAACAAGGCATGCAGCTTTCCTACATGGACAGAAGCACCTACCGGTTAAAAAAAGAGGCTGATGTTATTCAGAGGCTGCGTGATCAGTTCGGCGAATTTTTCCTGGTACCTGAAGGAGGCACCAATAATCTTGCTATACAAGGTTGTGAAGAAATTATTGATGATCAGGTGAAATCATTTGATATAGTATGCTCTGCTGTAGGTACCGGCGGCACCATTTCAGGCATTATTGCAGGCATGAAGGGTAATGCAAAAATTATAGGCTTCTCCTCACTAAAAGGCAATTTCCTCACTGATGAGGTAAAGCAGTTGCTTTCAGGTTATCAATGCGATTTTCAAAACTGGGAGATAATCAATGACTATCATTTTGGAGGCTATGCGAAAGTAAAACCCGAATTAATGGCTTTCATTAATGATTTTAAAAAAGACTACCACATTCAGTTAGAGCCTATCTACACAGGCAAGATGATGTATGGCCTCTTTGATATGATTTCGAAAAATTTATTTGAAGAGAATAGTAGGATATTGGCAATTCATACGGGAGGATTACAAGGCCTAAAAGGCTTTGAGTAG
- a CDS encoding amidohydrolase, which produces MRTYLTCLLCILFSYAYSQSNLSKKATEKAIKIEDKVIEWRRYFHEHPELSNREFETAKKIAEHLKSLGLKVETGVAKTGVVGILKGGKPGPVVALRADIDALPVTERTDVPFASKVTTEYGGVKTGVMHACGHDTHIAILMAVAEVLTSIKSDLPGTVKFIFQPAEEGAPPGEEGGADLMVKEGVLQNPAPEVIFGLHISAGTPIGKINYKPGGAMAASDRFTIKVKGQQTHGSSPWNGVDPVVVSAQIINGLQTIISRQTMLTKEAAVITVGKINGGVRFNIVPEEVEMTGTIRTLDTAMQALIHKKIILTATKIAESAGATAEVHIQKMVPVTYNDPALTDKMVPSLEKAAGKENVQLIDAVTGAEDFSFFQEKIPGLYFFLGGQPLNSKKQEITLGGHHTPDFYIDEAGLITGVKAMLNLTIDCMEQKK; this is translated from the coding sequence ATGAGAACCTACCTTACCTGTTTGCTTTGTATCCTGTTTTCTTATGCGTATTCACAATCTAATTTATCTAAAAAAGCCACTGAGAAGGCTATAAAAATAGAAGATAAAGTTATCGAATGGCGTCGCTATTTTCATGAACACCCGGAGCTTTCTAACCGTGAGTTTGAAACCGCCAAGAAGATTGCTGAACACTTAAAATCTCTAGGCCTGAAAGTAGAAACAGGTGTAGCTAAAACTGGAGTAGTTGGTATTTTAAAAGGAGGAAAACCCGGCCCTGTAGTAGCGTTAAGAGCAGATATTGATGCCCTTCCGGTAACCGAAAGAACAGATGTTCCCTTTGCATCAAAAGTAACAACAGAATATGGTGGTGTAAAAACCGGCGTAATGCATGCTTGCGGTCATGATACGCACATTGCCATATTGATGGCGGTAGCTGAGGTGCTGACCAGCATAAAATCTGACCTGCCAGGAACCGTTAAATTCATTTTCCAACCTGCCGAAGAGGGAGCGCCTCCAGGTGAAGAAGGTGGGGCTGACCTGATGGTAAAAGAAGGAGTACTACAAAACCCTGCACCAGAAGTGATTTTTGGGTTGCATATCAGCGCTGGCACGCCTATTGGCAAAATAAATTATAAACCAGGAGGCGCCATGGCTGCATCAGATAGGTTCACTATTAAAGTAAAAGGACAACAAACACACGGTTCATCTCCATGGAATGGTGTAGATCCTGTGGTGGTTTCAGCCCAAATCATCAATGGCCTTCAAACCATTATTAGCCGACAAACTATGCTTACCAAAGAAGCCGCTGTAATTACTGTGGGTAAAATAAATGGAGGAGTAAGGTTTAATATTGTGCCCGAGGAAGTAGAAATGACAGGTACCATAAGAACCTTGGACACCGCCATGCAGGCTTTGATTCACAAAAAGATAATTCTTACTGCTACCAAAATTGCCGAAAGTGCCGGAGCCACTGCTGAAGTACATATCCAAAAGATGGTGCCCGTTACCTACAATGATCCAGCACTGACCGACAAGATGGTGCCTAGCCTGGAAAAGGCAGCTGGAAAAGAAAATGTGCAGCTGATTGATGCCGTAACAGGAGCAGAGGACTTCTCATTCTTTCAAGAAAAAATACCTGGATTATACTTTTTCCTGGGTGGTCAGCCATTGAATTCTAAAAAGCAGGAAATAACTTTGGGCGGACATCATACACCAGATTTCTATATTGATGAGGCCGGGCTAATCACTGGTGTGAAAGCCATGCTAAACCTCACTATAGATTGCATGGAGCAGAAAAAATAA
- a CDS encoding RNA polymerase sigma factor has product MAPEQKTIHIYLVERCQRGDRQAQNELYKLYVGAMYNICRRMMGGEEEAKDVLQDAFITAFSSIHTLKNEITFGAWLKRIVINHCLNAIKKKRLLTTELEEHHDFEEQPSEEMDYCDLEARKVLQAIDNISEGCRTVLNLYLFEGYDHKEIGQILGISESASKAQYSKAKSKIRKLLDVNT; this is encoded by the coding sequence GTGGCTCCCGAACAGAAGACTATACATATTTATCTGGTAGAAAGATGCCAGCGCGGAGATAGACAAGCCCAAAATGAGCTCTATAAGCTCTATGTTGGTGCTATGTATAATATCTGTAGGCGTATGATGGGTGGCGAAGAAGAAGCCAAAGATGTATTGCAAGATGCATTCATCACAGCCTTTTCATCTATCCACACATTAAAAAATGAGATTACTTTTGGTGCCTGGCTTAAAAGAATAGTGATTAACCACTGCCTGAATGCCATTAAGAAAAAGAGATTGCTCACTACAGAGTTAGAGGAGCATCATGACTTTGAAGAACAGCCTTCTGAAGAGATGGATTATTGTGACCTGGAAGCAAGAAAGGTACTTCAAGCGATTGATAACATATCCGAAGGGTGCAGAACAGTGTTAAACCTTTACCTTTTTGAGGGCTACGATCATAAAGAGATAGGGCAGATTTTAGGCATTAGTGAATCAGCTTCTAAAGCTCAGTATAGCAAAGCCAAGAGTAAGATCAGAAAATTATTGGACGTAAATACCTGA
- a CDS encoding DUF6134 family protein produces MTRQVWAGFQFSEKHFRYPIVVPRMIIRNRSKKSIKFNGRTLCLLFGFICLGASLKAQQITYKLEWRGDSIGYMTAKKVVQGNVTNYEIESKTKIRMLLSFEHSSLYKAKYTNNFLESSFCKNVVNDKTKAETKVTLRNGIYEIECLDEDDKTLQEKISESIVGLYFNEPTGNRLFSENYGGYCDLRKLSNHSYELVKPDDNTNIYYFENGLCVGATFNLSLATIKVTKVN; encoded by the coding sequence ATGACAAGGCAAGTATGGGCAGGTTTCCAATTTTCTGAAAAACATTTTAGATATCCCATCGTTGTTCCTCGTATGATTATACGAAACAGGTCAAAAAAATCTATCAAATTTAATGGAAGGACACTATGCCTGTTATTCGGTTTCATATGCCTTGGAGCTTCATTAAAAGCTCAGCAAATTACTTATAAGCTAGAATGGCGAGGCGACTCCATTGGCTACATGACAGCTAAAAAGGTAGTGCAGGGCAATGTCACTAACTACGAAATAGAAAGTAAAACCAAAATAAGGATGCTACTAAGTTTCGAGCATTCTTCTTTATATAAAGCTAAATACACTAATAATTTTTTAGAGTCTTCATTCTGCAAAAATGTGGTTAATGACAAAACCAAGGCAGAAACCAAGGTGACTTTAAGAAATGGTATCTATGAAATTGAGTGTTTAGATGAAGACGATAAAACTCTTCAGGAAAAAATATCAGAGAGCATAGTAGGCTTATATTTCAATGAGCCGACAGGAAATAGGCTTTTTTCAGAGAATTATGGAGGCTATTGTGATCTGCGAAAACTGAGCAATCATAGCTATGAGCTGGTAAAACCAGATGACAATACTAATATATATTACTTCGAGAATGGGCTTTGTGTCGGAGCGACATTTAATTTAAGTCTTGCTACCATCAAGGTGACCAAAGTCAATTAA
- a CDS encoding sterol desaturase family protein: MEKEIFTLDKLDSLHLPNIIVWAAPVMISLVALEWFISFRQKKDYYDSKDTLSATFIGLVNVAMSAGLKVLTFGIILFFYNLVPWSIPPTWWSYVLCLIWIDFWRYWAHRVGHENRFWWATHVTHHNSEKYNWSVSFRLSWTQHIKVIFFIPVALTGFHPVVFFICHQIEVLYQFWIHTEYIHKLPRPIEYIFTTPSHHRVHHASDEKYLDKNYGSTFIIWDRIFGTFHPEEERPTYGLTEPVKTYNPVTLNFHEWKDIYHDVKKSKSFKEAYFMMFGSPAKIAAHKKALLMKQQEEAVEARKTQHAA, encoded by the coding sequence ATGGAGAAAGAAATTTTCACCCTAGATAAACTTGATTCCTTACATCTACCAAACATCATTGTATGGGCAGCTCCTGTGATGATCTCCTTGGTGGCGCTGGAATGGTTTATCAGCTTTAGGCAAAAGAAAGATTATTACGACTCTAAAGACACTTTATCTGCTACATTTATCGGACTAGTAAACGTAGCTATGAGTGCGGGGTTAAAAGTACTGACCTTTGGTATCATTTTATTTTTCTACAATTTGGTGCCGTGGTCTATTCCTCCTACATGGTGGTCTTATGTGCTGTGCTTAATATGGATTGATTTCTGGAGATACTGGGCTCATAGAGTAGGACATGAGAATCGTTTTTGGTGGGCTACGCATGTTACTCATCATAATTCAGAGAAATATAATTGGTCTGTTTCTTTCCGTTTAAGCTGGACCCAACATATTAAAGTTATTTTCTTTATTCCTGTGGCACTTACAGGTTTTCATCCGGTAGTTTTCTTTATCTGCCATCAGATAGAGGTGCTATATCAGTTTTGGATTCATACCGAATACATTCATAAGTTGCCTCGTCCTATTGAGTATATCTTCACCACACCATCTCACCACAGAGTGCACCATGCCAGTGATGAGAAATATTTGGACAAAAACTATGGTTCTACTTTCATCATATGGGATAGAATTTTTGGCACCTTTCATCCAGAAGAGGAAAGACCTACTTATGGTTTAACGGAGCCAGTGAAGACTTATAATCCTGTTACGCTAAACTTCCATGAGTGGAAAGATATTTATCATGACGTGAAAAAAAGTAAGTCGTTTAAAGAGGCTTATTTTATGATGTTTGGTAGTCCGGCAAAAATTGCCGCTCATAAAAAGGCTCTTTTAATGAAGCAGCAGGAAGAGGCTGTGGAGGCACGAAAGACACAGCACGCCGCTTAA
- a CDS encoding VOC family protein has product MKVPPFHLAFPVSDLEETRKFYTEILGCSTGRSSDHWIDFNMYGHQVVAHLKPEEAGSATTNEVDGDNVPVKHFGVILPWEDWEKLADQLKAAGIKFIIEPHIRFKGQVGEQATMFFLDPSGNALEFKSFKDESQIFAF; this is encoded by the coding sequence ATGAAAGTACCTCCTTTTCACCTGGCTTTTCCTGTTTCTGACCTTGAAGAAACCAGGAAATTTTATACTGAAATTCTAGGCTGTAGTACAGGAAGAAGTTCTGATCATTGGATAGATTTTAATATGTATGGCCACCAGGTAGTAGCTCACCTTAAGCCTGAAGAGGCGGGTAGTGCTACTACTAATGAGGTGGATGGCGATAACGTGCCGGTGAAGCACTTTGGTGTTATTCTGCCTTGGGAAGACTGGGAAAAACTGGCTGATCAGCTCAAAGCCGCTGGTATAAAATTTATCATAGAGCCACATATTCGCTTTAAAGGACAGGTTGGAGAGCAAGCCACTATGTTCTTTTTAGATCCCAGTGGAAATGCTCTCGAGTTCAAGTCATTTAAAGATGAAAGCCAGATTTTCGCCTTTTAA
- a CDS encoding ATP-binding cassette domain-containing protein, translating into MIEIKDIKKVYNGTPVLNLPHIEINTNSSVGVVGNNGAGKTTMFRVLLDLILANEGEVILKDVPVKGRDEWKTFTGSFLDEGFLINFLTPDEYFQFVGGLYKLSPADIELSLQRFDHIFNGEIRNQKKYIRDLSKGNQKKVGIAAAFLGHPEIIILDEPFANLDPSTQIKLKKLLIDYKTENAVTYLISSHDLTHVTEVCDRIILLEKGEVIKDIVTTPTTLQELQEYFQQ; encoded by the coding sequence ATGATTGAAATAAAAGATATAAAAAAAGTATATAACGGAACACCCGTACTGAACCTACCTCATATTGAAATAAACACCAACTCAAGCGTTGGCGTAGTGGGTAACAATGGAGCCGGGAAAACCACTATGTTCAGGGTGCTTTTAGATCTCATTTTGGCCAATGAAGGCGAGGTAATATTAAAAGATGTGCCCGTAAAAGGCAGAGATGAGTGGAAGACATTTACAGGTTCCTTTCTGGACGAAGGCTTTCTGATCAACTTCCTTACTCCTGATGAGTATTTTCAGTTTGTAGGTGGACTCTACAAGTTGTCACCCGCCGATATAGAACTCTCTCTTCAGCGATTCGATCATATATTTAATGGAGAAATTAGAAATCAGAAGAAATACATCAGAGACCTTTCTAAAGGAAATCAGAAGAAAGTGGGTATTGCAGCAGCCTTTCTAGGCCACCCTGAGATCATAATTCTGGATGAGCCTTTTGCTAACCTGGACCCAAGTACGCAAATAAAGCTGAAAAAATTACTGATTGATTATAAAACTGAAAACGCCGTTACCTACCTCATTTCCAGCCATGACCTGACACACGTTACTGAGGTATGTGATAGAATAATTCTTCTGGAAAAAGGTGAAGTGATAAAAGATATCGTTACCACACCTACTACTTTACAAGAGCTGCAGGAGTATTTTCAGCAATAA
- a CDS encoding DUF5687 family protein — translation MRRSPSWGKNKTLGAILLFLIILMVLYLLVAGFFLDEILLSFFPDQNVIDIYAGLVLYYFMTELVMRFYLQDIPAMEVQPYLILPIKRSKIIHYVMIRSVFTLFNIMPLFLLVPFTFKQVTPEYGTAMAMSWMISIYLLSLINSFLIVYLKKALYNKPWIIFIFLGALITIFFLDKLQLFDFRALSREFIKYSTTSFVLPAALIVTLAGFYLLNFFGFKNSFYPDEAKTSTKNPGWLNFNPEFKDQLISLELKLILRNKRPRSLITIVLFFMFYGLLFYTKDEYMDGFGMLIFVGIFMTGGFMINYGQFSFSWESSYFDTFLTKNLTYREIVESKMKLFDYGSLVCFALTLPYVYFGYKIILIHIIAVLFNMGINSFFILYFTGKKPKRIDITKSSMFNYEGTGAAQFLLILPCLVMPLLIYLAFHLLNIPLIGVLMIGLIGFIGILLRNMFVNILVKRFNNYKYLIASSLRKE, via the coding sequence ATGAGGCGATCACCATCATGGGGAAAGAACAAAACCCTGGGTGCAATCCTTCTTTTTCTTATCATATTGATGGTTCTGTATCTCTTGGTAGCAGGCTTTTTCCTGGATGAAATACTGTTATCATTCTTCCCCGATCAGAATGTAATTGACATATATGCCGGCCTGGTGCTTTATTATTTCATGACAGAATTGGTCATGAGGTTTTATTTGCAAGACATACCGGCAATGGAAGTGCAGCCTTATCTCATTTTACCGATTAAAAGATCGAAAATCATTCATTATGTAATGATCCGTTCGGTATTCACCCTATTCAATATAATGCCACTCTTCCTTTTGGTGCCGTTCACCTTTAAGCAAGTGACACCTGAATATGGCACAGCTATGGCCATGAGCTGGATGATATCAATATACCTGCTTTCTTTGATCAATAGCTTTCTGATTGTATACCTTAAAAAGGCCCTTTATAACAAGCCCTGGATCATCTTTATATTTCTTGGTGCACTTATAACTATATTCTTCCTGGATAAGCTTCAGCTTTTCGATTTCCGAGCTTTATCAAGGGAATTTATAAAATATTCTACCACTTCATTTGTGCTGCCTGCAGCTCTGATTGTGACTTTAGCAGGATTTTACTTGCTGAATTTCTTTGGATTTAAAAACTCATTCTACCCTGATGAGGCCAAAACCAGCACCAAAAATCCGGGGTGGTTAAATTTTAATCCAGAGTTCAAAGATCAGCTGATCTCATTGGAGCTTAAGCTGATCCTTAGAAATAAAAGACCGCGATCCTTAATTACCATAGTACTCTTCTTTATGTTTTACGGACTACTCTTTTACACAAAAGATGAATATATGGATGGCTTTGGGATGCTCATTTTCGTGGGCATATTTATGACTGGAGGCTTTATGATTAACTATGGCCAATTTAGCTTTAGCTGGGAAAGCTCATATTTCGACACCTTCCTCACTAAAAATCTGACTTACAGAGAAATAGTTGAAAGTAAAATGAAACTGTTTGATTATGGCTCTTTGGTTTGCTTTGCGCTGACACTGCCATATGTCTATTTCGGATATAAAATTATTCTTATTCACATCATAGCGGTGTTATTTAATATGGGTATAAACTCATTTTTCATTTTATATTTTACTGGTAAAAAGCCTAAGCGGATTGATATTACCAAATCGAGCATGTTTAATTATGAAGGCACGGGTGCAGCCCAATTTTTACTGATCTTACCTTGTTTGGTCATGCCTTTACTAATCTATCTTGCTTTCCACCTACTGAATATACCTCTGATCGGGGTTCTGATGATAGGCCTGATAGGCTTTATAGGAATTTTACTCAGAAACATGTTTGTAAACATTTTAGTGAAGAGGTTTAATAACTACAAATACCTCATTGCGAGCTCTTTAAGAAAAGAATAA